Part of the Benincasa hispida cultivar B227 chromosome 12, ASM972705v1, whole genome shotgun sequence genome is shown below.
CTAAACATTGATGGGTATGATAATAATATAATCACTAGGTTGACGGTTTTCATTTGAACtacatttgaaattattttcgTGCTTcaatctttttaatattttatcttattAATTATTGAGTATATATTCATAGGTGTCTTGGACATGCTTATCAAGAGTATTAACCTATAACCACATGTCCAAACCATCCTGAATTATCTTATCATCTCGATgtgatataattttataaacaaaaatgaCCTAAATAAATAGTAATACTATCATACCAATCACATCAAACCATTCAACTTTTTCGGATCAATATCTTTTTGTTTCAATAACTACGAAAATCAAAATGATTAATTAGCGCAAGGAAGAACACTACACCAAATCAAAAACATTATATCAAATCAAAGGTAATTTTCGAGGCCAGGAATCATGCCCAAAGGAGGATATGTAATTTCCTCAAACTACATTTTTcatatatagatttttttaaaaaaaaaaaaaaaacctatactaaaaaacaaaaaatcgaGATTAATTTAAAAGTTTCTTTCTAATTTATCTCTCAACTTGTTAATTAATCATTCTAAAATACGATCATTTTTCCTTACAAAAATTTTTCTAGCTCTCCACCCCTAAACAAGGTAATTGCAACCTCTAAATCGGTGTGATTGCGAGTTCTTGAGATGGCATGGACGAGGAAGAGGGTGCATATTCATCGTCGTTGTTGGTGTTCATCTCTTGAAGGGCAGGAGGATTGATAACAGTCATTTGCATGGTAACATTATCAGAAAGATGGTTCCTCATCTCTCTATTCTCTTGACAAAGAGCACACCAATGCATGCAGCAATGCACCAAACATGGGTCACATGGTGagttctaaaaaataaaataataaatatataaaacattatattaattaggattaactaaaattttttaaaaaaatcaaatgattactcAACAAACCTTGAGATGATATTTTTTCTGTAACGATTGGCGAAATAAACCAGTATAAATGCCACACATCCACCAAGCAAACAAGAGAGTTTCAGAAATCAAGAAAGAAGTTTGGGGATCAATGCCATGGAAAAGTGCTGTTGCAGCTGCCACTGCCATTCCTCCTTCTACACACATTGCATGACAAACACATGCATTTTGCCATGGAATTTCTTCTCTCAATGTCTCTACATTTTCCCCAAATAACACACAAGGACACAACATCCCTCTCCAACCTAGTACCACCATAacaaaacattttcttttatttttttaataaagttagTAGAGGACTTAAGGATCAGTAGGTGGACTAGGACATCTCGATTAAGTTGATATATTCGTAGTGCTCTCATCATACCTCGGACCAAAAAtatatgcattgatcatgaaaAGGAGTACAAGGGAGAGCGAGAGAAAAGCTCGAAATCAAAACATTACATGTGTTAAGGAGAAACAATAGAGAAAAACCTTCCAATTAAGCAAAATGGTAGATTCACCATAATcacagaaagaaaaaaaaaaaaaaaattagtaccCCTCGATGCAGCCAAAAAAACaatttcattcattcattttttctttaagttACTAGAGGACATAAATACATCGaaacatctcaactaggttgataTATTTGTAGCACTCTCATCATACCTCATACTAAAAGTATATGCATTGATCACGGAAAGAAATACAAGGGACTGCTAGtgaaaagttcaaaatcaaaacattaTATGTGTTAAGAAGAGGCTAGAGAATAGTCTTCCAATTAAGTGAAATAATAGAGAcgtcataattaaaaaaaaaaaaaaaaaaaaaaaaaaaaaaattagtacacCACAAGGCAACTAGAGAAAACaatttcattcattcatatgCACTATATCATTAATTTTCAAGATGAATACTTTATTCATTCTTCGAGTATGAGTCTCTTTGGATCGATTGTCTTTCTAATtgtttaaaaagttattttaaatttttttttaaaaaaaaagtttttaaacactttaaaagtcaatccaaaaagattCTAAGAGAGAGAATACACGAAAGCCATGAGTTTGTTGTTCAGGATTTAGTTTACTTAAAGAGAGGAAGGTTGTATTGGTATAAGATTCTTACAAGTCTTAGTATCTTCAAGGCAACCACAAATGCCAGTAGTCCAATCTTCATCGGCTGGTGGCTGATAACTTTCCGGCAGCGGCTGCCCACATTCCTCACATCTATGAACAATCAACTGTTTGTACCAAAAAATTGTTATGACATAAACAATCCAgaataaatacataaatttaCATAGTTTGTTAATAATGTGTTGGCGCTACATCTAAAAGTAGGAAGggaaattattgattttatcttaAGGAGCAACATAGTAACAGAATATAGAAATATTTGCAGAATATAAGTTAGAGGATTTGTCTATAACAATCCCTCTTAAAATCTAAACCGGATAAGTCCAAAGTAAAAATTCACGATGAAAATGGAATAATAACCAACTAATAATAATTCCAAATATTGCTAGtaactaaattttaaagtttaaaggttGTATCtacttaatttctaaattttaaaaaaatatctaataaactTGTAGACTTTCAGGTTTGTGTTCAATAGTTCATTGAACTTTAATAAGTATCTAATGAatgtccttaaacttttaatgtATGTCcctgaaatttcaattttgtgttataATAGGTCCTTTACCTATTCCAAGtcgttttaaaatttacaaatacgctagacataaaattgaaaacgtAGGGTTCCATCAATTATATATCGAATagattaattaacttaaaaaaatgttaaatgtgTAAAGGACCTATTCGacataaaaattgaaagttaaattagAAATCTCATAGACACGCAAAATAGAAAATCGAAGAACTTATTAGACACTCTTATAAAGTTTCATGACTGAATAGACACGAAGTCAAAAGATATAAACTTggtaaattaaaaagaaatatggaaaaaaaaacctGAGGGACTTGGATAGGTTGATTGAGCTCTCCAGGGGTGATATCCTCCAATGGCGCTTGATCAGCTTTCGTCAATCTCACATATCTTGATTGCGTATTTCCGTCTGCCATATTATTCTTCACCAAAATTCAAACCAAACACAAATGTACAAAACAATATTCTACTCCAAGTCAACCTAGATCTTTATTGTCATTATAACATTAAATCATAGCTATGAATGATGAAACCCTTCTGCAATTTTGGTAATCCTATCATTCTTTTTGGAGTTCCCAGTTGCTTgaaatgataaaaacaaaatGCCAAAAGTGCATTATTCGAAATTGGCATAAATAACCCAAATCACCCACACGTTTAATTATTAACTGTGGAAGGTTGATTTTACAGATTGTTggttaaaattttgctaaaagGATGATTTTTaagagtaatttttttttaatggagaTGAAAAGTAATGCTTTGTGAAATCAGAAGGCCTGACCACAAGGTTTCTAAACCACATGTGAAGGAGAGAAATACTAAATATAGATTCAACATTAATTAAACCATATTGTCCCGAAAGTTTAGATATTGAATGAAGTCAAAGTATTCAGAACAATGCTTTGATGATTGGCCATGAGAAGCTTTCGGAAACTCCATAGGAAGCATGGACAAGATAGGGTTAAAATAATGTcattcaagaatttgacatttCTGTCCCGATATGGATATTAATAACGGTGAAAAAGCATcgatgaaatatttatattgTCACAAAACGTTAATCATGACACTTTtcaatgtgtcaacatatcttcATCATGATCATATTTTCAAATCAACAAAACTCATATGATGACACCTAATTTGTAAGCCAAAGGATCTAACTGCATGATGTGATTATAAAGTGTACAAATTTATATCAACTTGAGTATAATTCAACTAGTTAAACATTATTATATATCAGCTATCCCGAGTAATTAGATTCTGCATCTTCACATTTGTTGAACTAAtaaaattcaaagcatggacaCTCTAGTTTTGATAACCTATCCTTTTTTTAGTAATATAGCCTATCCATCTTTGATATGTGTGTCGAATACTTTTGggacatatgttttttttttttttgataaagtaCTACAGGTTGAAAGAACAATCAGTGCACTCGGATATCTCAACAAGGTCTGCACATTCTTAGTGCTATCATCACATCCAAATCCAAAagtgttgagttttatgtcctaaaaactcgtagtttgtaaaataataaatatcatctataatcaatatacttgttattgatctcataaattgtataaaagtttaaatccaataaactaagacccatgactattgtatgagtacttgaactttatgtggagacataagagtggatcgggttcgagtaaatagtcaaaatgatttatggtaCATGattgaggttgggtaccttattctggtaacatcattggatgcggccttctctgtagttgttacaaagagttgtaaagtgctacatacgatgtgatcctaatttgtacatgttatgacatgaggagtgggggtgtcctatccaatgagtttgcataagatcaggaccaagaaataagtcacttttactttataacgttgtttactgtttaagactagaTAACCTacgtaactcgatcttaatcctgagctaccTATgtactcctgtttattcaggattgcccttagatttgcataggtgagggttggctcaacaacgccagctcaataagactcccatttcaggggtaagaccagatagatagctggagacatagggtgcaagacggagttcacgcctacccgatttagggataggagaaaggttgttctcttaagtattgaatccagatcttgaataaggggctccaccctctcactgggctgagagagtttggtttagtgattggatcacaaaccagttgttgttagaggatcagtagggactttaggaataagacgtaatctcggaggtaaaacagatatttgacccagtcgttattacgaacaacctgggaagggttgacttgctgattatggttaaatcatgtggacataatatatctacagtgaggggagtgcaactatgggttttagtggagtaacccattagttaacgaatggggattaatctggtctaatgaatttagccaattaatctcggatcattggaacccatgatctgtaggtccgcaaggtccccctactagctcgtaatggactaactctagaatagcgtgataagttaatttgaatcgttcaaattagaattaagtgaattagtaattatataagatataattatatgtttaattttagaattaaatgaaataggagaatttatatatttaaatatgatttaaatctataaagatggatatgtgttaaaatcaatttaatatttgatattaaattaattaagttttatttaatgattaatttatgaaattaattaaatttttcattttaaaaatcaaaatagatttaataaaatcaaattttgattttttgagataaaattggaaaaggaaaacaaaacaaaacacttaaatggaaaatgaagattttccattatccatcttttgaAGTATCTCACACAAGAAGCAATATCTTTGCCCTGTCttcttcaagcatgagctgcaactcatgtaaCTCTTTTCTttacatgttgatctgcaatataatgaagagattggagtgaaaaccgggcatgcaatctatagagattttgaaagaaaaattggtttgaagaaagagttcttcagttGATTTTCTGTAGTcgcatttctccttctacccttgattcaagcttgttttgagtcccacaactcaatctagagcaccaagataATAGtgggggaagatcttgaggtggtctacaacaagatttggagaagatagtagCTAGTGAAGgagttttgaagaagttctacaagaggtatgtcttgaaactcatttttttctgcaaaagtgtgctttatattttgccaaaattagtgaatttgagtgcttagatgatccttgtgcttccactactattgatacaatcctacaattagtatcagatcatcaaataagcattcaattcggtttaatattggtttggtgggtattttatatgagaaatatgaaactggtgcactaatatggttttctgagttttgactatttaattctctttaattctaatttaaatttgtaattggctcttgtttgatgagcttttatgtgttagtaagagtctgtaatttattttgagtcattagagttgaaattaagatgtaattgaagaaacaagtgaaggaggtcgagctgttattccagtttttcagcttctgctcagaatcgttgttgaggttctagctgctaaacgatcgtctagctccagatgctacatgatgtgaagaaaagctagatgatcgtacAACAATGGGTGCTGGTCATTGTGATGTTGaatgtagacgatcgtgtatctGCAGGAGCTAAACAATGCGCTCAATTTGCTATACatagcattaagcgatcatttagctttgacgtgggaactaaacgatacgt
Proteins encoded:
- the LOC120092470 gene encoding cell number regulator 6; its protein translation is MADGNTQSRYVRLTKADQAPLEDITPGELNQPIQVPQLIVHRCEECGQPLPESYQPPADEDWTTGICGCLEDTKTCWRGMLCPCVLFGENVETLREEIPWQNACVCHAMCVEGGMAVAAATALFHGIDPQTSFLISETLLFAWWMCGIYTGLFRQSLQKKYHLKNSPCDPCLVHCCMHWCALCQENREMRNHLSDNVTMQMTVINPPALQEMNTNNDDEYAPSSSSMPSQELAITPI